A genomic segment from Bacteroidales bacterium encodes:
- a CDS encoding DEAD/DEAH box helicase family protein — MKEFPKDIKFQYKWRKYQQRVLDDLKEHFDDNHLHIVAPPGSGKTVLGLEVAIRLNKPTLIFAPTLAIRNQWIQRFCELFLKTNEKPDWISRDIKKPEFLTVVTYQALHAALTNTLINEDSEMLDTEGDYKNSENTKTVKTIDAKAVLESLKEKGIRTIVVDEAHHLKNEWWKCLNLIKNALKPTIVGLTATPPYDVSYTEWQRYIDFNGPVDAEISVPELVFENDLCPHQDYIYLSEPTEEESKLIKDQRSKAQSIFEEIKKDEVLINALANHQIILNPTEKLNWIYNNIEYYSSVLIFLNSIGKFVTEKHLEIIGNKKIKIPRLNYEWLEILLSFYLFEDKENTIAYEEHKEKLINKLKRNGLLERKTISFQHNQRVNRLISSSLSKLQSIDNIVDIEYSVLKNNLRMVILTDYIRKEFLTNEKQNNLVLNKIGVLPIFEQLRRTNDKNMKIGILSGSLVLIPKAALNAFTEASNNLGIENISFSNLAYDNNYLIVNSNEKLKHDIVQLVTQIFEQGEIEVLIGTKSLLGEGWDAPAINSLVLASFVGSYVLSNQMRGRAIRSDRKNPDKTGNIWHLVCVDHTANNGGDDLKLMKRRFKSFVGVNNKKGAWIENGINRLNLPKNFTKADIDTYNEKTIKIASQREKLKSKWNDDLLNGVAMVEEIKIPFPKDKSYKEITSLYYYKTIGYLFATLGSGLLGFLQKFLKTLGKSARSLQSREDLLQFLMYFGILGVALFGRQLYKTFRMYIKYRDISKDVQKIGEALLESLVMVGLIQTERSMLFVKSSVDDSGAVYCYLDGGTTYEKSTFIKALQEILASINNPRYLIIRKSSLLRIISQKDYHSVPEIIGQNRKSAEYFEKQWRKFVGSCKLIYTKTIEGRKILLKSRINSLASEFEEKTERISRWR; from the coding sequence TTGAAAGAATTTCCCAAAGACATAAAATTTCAATACAAATGGAGAAAGTATCAGCAAAGAGTTCTTGATGATTTAAAAGAACATTTTGATGATAATCATTTGCATATTGTTGCTCCACCAGGCTCAGGAAAAACTGTGCTCGGGCTTGAGGTTGCTATTCGGCTAAATAAACCAACATTGATATTTGCTCCAACTCTCGCAATTAGAAACCAATGGATTCAAAGGTTTTGTGAACTATTTCTTAAGACAAACGAAAAACCCGATTGGATTTCTAGAGACATTAAAAAGCCCGAATTTCTCACAGTTGTTACTTATCAAGCGCTTCATGCTGCATTGACAAACACCCTTATCAACGAGGATTCAGAAATGCTTGATACTGAGGGAGATTACAAAAACAGCGAAAATACTAAAACTGTAAAAACTATAGATGCTAAAGCTGTTTTAGAATCACTAAAAGAAAAGGGAATAAGAACTATTGTTGTTGATGAAGCTCATCATTTGAAAAATGAATGGTGGAAATGTCTTAATTTAATTAAAAATGCTTTAAAACCTACTATAGTTGGGCTGACAGCAACTCCACCTTATGATGTATCTTATACCGAATGGCAAAGATATATTGATTTTAACGGTCCTGTTGATGCTGAAATATCAGTTCCAGAGCTTGTTTTTGAAAATGATTTATGTCCTCATCAAGATTATATTTATTTATCAGAGCCTACCGAAGAAGAATCTAAGCTGATTAAAGACCAAAGAAGCAAGGCACAAAGCATTTTTGAAGAAATAAAAAAAGATGAAGTGTTAATAAATGCACTTGCAAATCATCAAATTATCCTAAATCCTACTGAAAAGCTCAATTGGATATATAATAATATTGAATATTATTCATCAGTATTAATTTTTTTAAATTCTATCGGCAAATTTGTTACAGAAAAACATTTAGAAATAATTGGAAATAAAAAAATCAAAATACCGCGGCTAAATTATGAATGGCTTGAAATTCTCCTTTCGTTCTACCTGTTTGAAGACAAAGAAAACACCATTGCTTATGAAGAACATAAAGAGAAGCTGATAAATAAATTAAAGAGAAATGGATTACTTGAGCGAAAAACAATAAGTTTTCAGCATAATCAAAGGGTAAATCGCTTGATTAGCTCTTCTTTGAGCAAGCTGCAAAGCATTGATAATATTGTAGATATTGAATATAGTGTGTTAAAGAATAATCTTAGAATGGTAATTCTTACAGACTATATTCGCAAGGAATTTTTGACTAATGAGAAGCAAAACAATCTGGTTTTAAATAAAATAGGGGTTTTGCCAATATTTGAACAACTGAGGAGAACCAATGACAAAAATATGAAAATTGGCATTCTTTCTGGCTCCTTAGTTTTGATACCTAAAGCAGCACTTAATGCTTTTACTGAAGCCTCAAATAATTTAGGAATAGAAAATATTTCGTTTTCAAATTTAGCTTACGACAATAATTATTTAATCGTAAATTCCAACGAAAAGCTAAAGCATGACATTGTGCAATTAGTTACACAAATATTTGAGCAAGGGGAAATAGAAGTTCTTATTGGCACAAAATCATTATTAGGTGAAGGTTGGGACGCTCCAGCTATAAATTCTTTGGTTTTGGCAAGTTTTGTCGGCTCTTATGTTCTCTCAAATCAAATGAGGGGCAGGGCAATTCGTTCTGATAGAAAGAATCCTGACAAAACAGGCAATATATGGCATTTAGTATGTGTTGACCATACAGCAAATAATGGCGGCGACGATTTGAAATTAATGAAAAGGCGCTTTAAATCATTTGTTGGCGTAAATAATAAAAAAGGAGCTTGGATAGAAAATGGTATTAACAGGCTAAATTTGCCCAAAAACTTTACAAAGGCAGATATTGATACTTATAATGAAAAAACAATTAAAATAGCAAGCCAACGAGAAAAATTAAAAAGCAAATGGAATGATGACTTGTTAAATGGCGTTGCTATGGTAGAAGAAATTAAAATTCCATTTCCTAAGGATAAGAGCTACAAAGAAATAACATCATTATACTACTACAAAACTATTGGTTACCTTTTTGCAACATTAGGCTCAGGCTTGCTTGGATTTTTGCAAAAATTTTTAAAAACCTTAGGCAAATCAGCACGTAGCTTGCAGTCGCGGGAAGATTTACTTCAATTTTTAATGTATTTTGGCATTCTTGGTGTTGCATTGTTCGGGAGACAACTTTATAAAACCTTTCGTATGTATATAAAGTATCGGGACATATCCAAAGATGTTCAAAAAATTGGAGAAGCTCTGTTAGAATCACTTGTAATGGTTGGGCTAATCCAAACGGAGCGTTCAATGTTATTTGTAAAATCCTCAGTTGACGATTCTGGAGCTGTTTATTGCTATCTCGATGGAGGAACAACATACGAAAAATCTACATTTATAAAGGCGTTGCAGGAAATATTAGCAAGCATTAATAATCCTCGATATTTAATTATTAGGAAAAGTTCGCTTTTAAGAATAATATCTCAAAAAGACTATCATTCTGTGCCAGAAATAATAGGTCAAAACAGAAAATCAGCAGAATATTTTGAAAAGCAATGGAGAAAATTCGTTGGCTCTTGCAAATTGATTTACACAAAAACAATCGAAGGACGAAAAATACTGTTAAAATCAAGAATAAACTCACTTGCATCCGAATTTGAAGAAAAAACAGAAAGAATAAGTAGATGGAGATGA
- a CDS encoding WG repeat-containing protein: protein MKKTYLLIAFITMSFFVTHAQDWVNKYNSVYDFSEGLAGVETNDKWGFVNKSGKEVIPCKYDNVYDFSEGLAGVETNDKWGFVNKSGKEVIPCKYDDVYVFSEGLAGVKMNGKWGFVNKSGKEIVLCKYDDVWSFLDGLANVKINGKWGFVDKTGKEITPCKYDDIMSFSDGLAAVRIGLKHGFVDNTGKEVISCKYDYIDEFSEGLVAVSLNGKSGFVDKTGKEIVPCKYDDVGNFSKGFANVKLNNKLGLVNKTGEEVIPCKYDKVHYPWEGLVAVEINGKHTFVDTAGKELIPFKYDDVKRFSEGLAGVKINDKWGYIDNTGKEVIPCKYDDNDKFSEGLAGVKINGRWGFIDATGKDVISFKYDDIWSFFNGLAVVKINGKWGFVNKSGKEVIPCKYDNVKDFSEGLAGVKINGKWGFVDKTGKEITPCKYDDIMSFSDGLAAVRIGLKHGFVDNTGKEVIPCKYDYIYEFSEGLVAVSLNGKSGFVDKIGNEIIPIIYENVESFHLGKAEVTKDGETYFINTKGERVE from the coding sequence ATGAAAAAAACATATCTATTAATTGCATTTATTACCATGAGTTTTTTTGTTACTCATGCACAAGACTGGGTGAATAAATATAATTCTGTTTATGATTTTTCTGAGGGCTTAGCTGGTGTAGAAACAAATGATAAATGGGGGTTTGTAAATAAATCCGGCAAAGAGGTAATCCCTTGTAAGTATGATAATGTTTATGATTTTTCTGAGGGCTTGGCTGGTGTAGAAACAAATGATAAATGGGGGTTTGTAAATAAATCCGGCAAAGAGGTAATCCCTTGTAAATATGATGATGTTTATGTTTTTTCTGAGGGCTTAGCTGGTGTAAAAATGAATGGTAAATGGGGTTTTGTAAATAAATCCGGAAAAGAAATAGTTCTTTGTAAGTATGATGATGTTTGGTCATTTTTAGATGGCTTGGCTAATGTAAAAATAAATGGCAAATGGGGTTTTGTTGATAAGACTGGTAAAGAGATTACTCCTTGTAAGTATGATGATATTATGTCTTTTTCAGATGGATTGGCTGCTGTTAGAATAGGTCTTAAACATGGTTTTGTAGATAACACTGGCAAAGAGGTAATCTCTTGTAAATATGATTATATTGATGAATTTTCAGAAGGTTTGGTTGCTGTAAGTTTAAATGGCAAATCGGGTTTTGTTGATAAAACCGGAAAAGAGATTGTTCCTTGTAAGTATGATGATGTGGGAAATTTTTCGAAAGGCTTTGCCAATGTGAAGTTAAACAATAAATTGGGTTTGGTAAATAAAACAGGGGAAGAAGTAATTCCTTGTAAGTATGATAAAGTTCATTATCCTTGGGAAGGTTTGGTTGCTGTAGAAATTAATGGAAAACATACTTTTGTAGATACAGCAGGTAAAGAACTAATTCCTTTTAAGTATGATGATGTAAAAAGATTTTCAGAAGGTTTGGCAGGTGTAAAAATAAATGATAAATGGGGTTATATAGATAACACTGGTAAAGAAGTAATTCCTTGTAAATATGATGATAATGATAAATTTTCAGAAGGTTTGGCAGGTGTAAAAATAAATGGCAGATGGGGGTTTATTGATGCAACTGGAAAAGATGTTATCTCTTTTAAATATGATGATATTTGGTCATTTTTTAATGGATTAGCTGTTGTTAAAATAAATGGTAAATGGGGGTTTGTAAATAAATCTGGCAAAGAGGTAATCCCTTGTAAATATGATAATGTTAAGGATTTTTCGGAAGGCTTAGCTGGTGTAAAAATAAATGGCAAATGGGGTTTTGTTGATAAGACTGGTAAAGAGATTACTCCTTGTAAGTATGATGATATTATGTCTTTTTCAGATGGCTTGGCTGCTGTTAGAATAGGTCTTAAACATGGCTTTGTAGATAACACTGGCAAAGAGGTAATCCCTTGTAAATATGATTATATTTATGAATTTTCAGAAGGTTTGGTTGCTGTAAGTTTAAATGGCAAATCGGGTTTTGTTGATAAAATTGGAAATGAGATTATTCCAATTATTTATGAAAATGTTGAATCTTTTCATTTAGGCAAAGCAGAAGTAACAAAAGATGGCGAAACGTATTTTATAAATACCAAAGGTGAACGAGTGGAATAG
- a CDS encoding WG repeat-containing protein: MRKTFILFAFIIMSFFVTHAQDWVNKYNSVDYFSEGLARVELNDKWGFVNKSGNEVIPCKYDYVYDFSEGLAAVKIDNKWGFIDKTGKEVIPFKYDNVPWGFSEGLTAVKIDSKYGFVDKTGKEVVTCKYDDVAWIFSEGLAKVKLNDKWGFVDKTGKEVITCKYNFTWGFSNGLAGAEINGKWGFIDKTGKEVIPFKYDGVYGFLEGWAGVKINCNWGFIDKTGKEMIPCKYDNVYWKFSEGLFGVKLAGKWGFVNKSGKEVIPCKYEYIREFSEGLAGIKLNYNWGFIDINDKEVIPCKYADVYSFSEGLAAVKLNDKWGFIDKTGKEIIPIIYDKVKDFQSGKAKVTKDRITYFINTKGERVD; encoded by the coding sequence ATGAGAAAAACATTTATATTATTTGCGTTTATTATCATGAGTTTTTTTGTTACTCATGCACAAGACTGGGTGAATAAATATAATTCTGTTGATTATTTTTCAGAAGGCTTGGCTCGTGTAGAGTTAAATGATAAATGGGGTTTTGTAAATAAATCCGGCAATGAGGTGATCCCTTGTAAGTATGATTATGTTTATGATTTTTCGGAAGGTTTAGCTGCTGTAAAAATAGATAACAAATGGGGTTTTATTGATAAAACAGGCAAAGAGGTAATTCCTTTTAAGTATGATAATGTTCCATGGGGGTTTTCAGAGGGTTTGACTGCTGTTAAAATAGATAGCAAATATGGTTTCGTAGATAAAACCGGCAAAGAAGTGGTTACTTGTAAATATGATGATGTTGCTTGGATATTTTCTGAAGGTTTAGCTAAAGTGAAGCTAAATGACAAATGGGGTTTTGTAGATAAAACTGGCAAAGAGGTGATTACTTGCAAATATAATTTTACTTGGGGATTTTCAAATGGCTTGGCAGGTGCAGAAATAAATGGTAAATGGGGGTTTATTGATAAAACAGGTAAAGAGGTAATTCCTTTTAAGTATGATGGTGTTTATGGCTTTTTAGAAGGCTGGGCTGGCGTAAAAATAAATTGTAATTGGGGATTTATAGATAAAACAGGCAAAGAGATGATACCTTGTAAGTATGATAATGTTTATTGGAAATTTTCGGAAGGCTTGTTCGGAGTGAAATTAGCCGGTAAATGGGGTTTTGTAAATAAAAGCGGAAAAGAAGTAATCCCTTGCAAATATGAATATATCCGGGAATTTTCGGAAGGTTTAGCTGGTATAAAATTAAATTATAATTGGGGTTTTATTGATATAAATGACAAAGAAGTAATTCCTTGTAAATATGCTGATGTGTATAGCTTTTCAGAAGGCTTAGCTGCTGTAAAATTAAATGACAAATGGGGCTTCATAGATAAAACAGGCAAAGAAATTATTCCAATTATTTATGATAAAGTGAAAGATTTTCAATCAGGTAAAGCAAAAGTAACAAAAGACAGGATAACGTATTTTATTAATACCAAAGGCGAGCGAGTGGACTAG
- a CDS encoding T9SS type A sorting domain-containing protein: MRILIFSFLIFAFLYNINAQTIKFTYKFENYKINNFENKQTLILENTKQFGKKGEPSLPYKDVMLLLPAGSQVQSVEYELNNEVKIDGIYNLSEFKLPVPISANKPSESYVNESVYKLNAAYPEKYSSKIATQYFCGYSFAIGKFTPARWNPATGELSFYSEVKIKINTIKSATSKKALENIKSSEKTLSIVNYMAQNPKAIKYYANQDKKANYSYLIITSNFLKNGFEPLKQYYDNLGIYTQIYTVEQINASTTGRDLSEKIRNFIIKEYNDNSIDYVLLGGDVDVVPARGFYCYAVSGEGYEDYNIPADLYYSALDGNFDANNNNIFGEALHDSCDLLPEIAVGRFSVETIEELQNLLTKTINYQKHPVLADINRYLMLGELLHESPLSMGQDYLRLLIDSCKENGYSTIGIPSSENTIDSLYDDYANGVAWNTTDMIAKVNNGSSLIFHVGHSNYNYMMRMLDNQFDENTFNALNGITHSYGILYSHGCICGAFDYQDCISEKALNMKNFLVAAVVNSRYGWFNEGQTEGPSAHLNREFVNAIFNPSIKTNVIGEAHMLSKIATAPWVDLADEYEFGAQRWVHYDNNLLGDPALKIWLKKDDSSVNSFDKEDYGLYPNPSAGKFFLKNMNGQKHCKVFDTNGKCLISFNTSSQSIDLTHLSEGNYIIQIHFNDKAYSFPVVICR; encoded by the coding sequence ATGCGTATTTTAATCTTTTCTTTTTTGATTTTTGCGTTTTTGTATAATATTAATGCTCAAACCATTAAATTTACTTATAAATTCGAGAATTATAAAATTAATAATTTCGAAAATAAGCAAACCCTGATTTTAGAAAATACCAAGCAATTTGGCAAAAAAGGAGAGCCAAGCCTGCCTTACAAAGATGTGATGCTGCTATTGCCAGCAGGAAGTCAGGTGCAATCAGTTGAATACGAGCTGAATAATGAAGTGAAAATAGATGGGATTTATAATTTATCAGAATTCAAATTGCCTGTTCCAATAAGCGCAAATAAGCCTTCTGAGAGCTATGTGAATGAAAGTGTTTATAAATTAAATGCTGCTTATCCTGAAAAATATTCAAGTAAGATTGCAACTCAATATTTTTGTGGTTATTCTTTTGCTATTGGGAAATTTACGCCAGCAAGGTGGAATCCTGCTACAGGAGAGCTTTCTTTTTATTCAGAAGTGAAAATAAAAATAAATACCATAAAATCTGCAACATCAAAAAAAGCTCTTGAAAACATAAAAAGCAGTGAAAAAACACTTTCTATTGTGAACTATATGGCTCAAAATCCAAAAGCAATAAAATATTACGCAAATCAGGATAAAAAGGCAAATTACAGCTATTTGATTATAACTTCAAATTTCTTAAAAAATGGTTTTGAGCCACTGAAGCAATATTACGACAACTTAGGAATTTATACTCAGATATATACTGTTGAACAGATTAATGCCAGCACTACAGGCAGGGATTTGAGCGAGAAAATAAGAAATTTTATTATAAAAGAATACAACGATAATAGCATTGACTACGTGTTGCTTGGCGGCGATGTTGATGTTGTACCTGCCAGAGGATTTTATTGCTATGCTGTGTCTGGCGAAGGATATGAAGATTATAATATCCCCGCAGACCTTTATTATTCGGCTCTTGATGGCAATTTTGACGCAAATAACAATAATATTTTTGGCGAAGCATTGCACGATTCATGCGATTTGCTTCCAGAAATAGCTGTGGGACGTTTTTCTGTTGAAACTATAGAAGAATTGCAAAATCTGCTCACTAAAACAATCAATTATCAAAAACACCCTGTTCTTGCTGATATTAATAGATATTTGATGCTTGGTGAACTTTTGCATGAATCGCCATTGTCTATGGGGCAAGATTATTTGCGTTTGCTCATAGATAGCTGTAAAGAAAATGGATATAGCACTATTGGAATACCTTCTTCTGAAAATACGATAGATTCTCTTTATGATGATTATGCTAATGGTGTAGCGTGGAACACAACTGATATGATTGCAAAAGTAAACAATGGGAGTTCGCTAATTTTTCATGTAGGACACAGCAATTATAACTATATGATGCGAATGCTTGATAATCAATTTGATGAGAATACTTTTAACGCTTTAAATGGCATAACGCATTCTTATGGGATTTTATATTCGCATGGTTGCATTTGTGGTGCTTTTGATTATCAAGACTGCATCTCGGAAAAAGCTCTAAATATGAAAAACTTTTTAGTGGCAGCTGTTGTTAATTCCAGATATGGCTGGTTTAATGAGGGACAAACCGAAGGTCCATCGGCGCATTTGAATAGAGAATTTGTAAATGCTATTTTCAATCCAAGCATTAAAACTAATGTTATTGGCGAAGCACATATGCTATCCAAGATTGCAACTGCTCCTTGGGTTGACCTTGCTGATGAATACGAGTTTGGAGCTCAAAGATGGGTGCATTATGATAATAATCTATTGGGTGACCCTGCTTTGAAAATTTGGCTTAAAAAAGATGATAGCTCAGTTAATAGTTTTGATAAAGAAGATTACGGCTTATATCCAAATCCTTCCGCAGGTAAATTTTTCTTAAAAAACATGAATGGACAAAAACATTGCAAAGTGTTTGATACAAACGGCAAATGCCTTATATCTTTCAATACAAGCTCGCAATCAATAGATTTAACGCATCTTAGTGAAGGCAATTACATTATCCAAATTCATTTTAACGATAAAGCATACAGTTTTCCTGTGGTTATTTGTAGGTAG
- a CDS encoding GNAT family N-acetyltransferase produces the protein MQISLRKANSSDYDEIMSMIKELALFEKAPEKVTNSVARMNEEKDFFNCIVAENENGEIMGMALYFFAYYTWVGKSMYLDDLYVKPTFRKQGVGTKLLNEIFKISKDEKCNRIRWQVLDWNHSAIDLYKKIGMTLDYEWVNCDFILKNNND, from the coding sequence ATGCAAATATCTCTGCGTAAAGCTAATAGCAGCGACTATGATGAAATTATGTCAATGATAAAAGAATTGGCATTGTTTGAAAAAGCTCCTGAAAAAGTAACCAATTCTGTAGCGAGAATGAATGAAGAAAAAGATTTCTTTAATTGCATTGTTGCCGAAAATGAAAATGGCGAAATTATGGGAATGGCTTTATACTTTTTTGCATATTACACTTGGGTAGGGAAATCCATGTATTTAGATGACTTATACGTTAAACCAACATTCAGAAAGCAAGGTGTGGGCACAAAATTATTGAATGAGATTTTTAAAATTTCAAAAGATGAAAAATGTAATAGAATTCGTTGGCAAGTACTAGATTGGAACCATTCGGCAATAGATTTATACAAGAAAATCGGAATGACTCTCGATTATGAATGGGTAAATTGCGATTTTATTTTGAAAAATAATAATGATTAA
- a CDS encoding DUF721 domain-containing protein: MNKYDNQYSLGDVLQQIVDRFHLRSRMNSENVKNYWSEIAGKVVAKYTKTVELRDNLLYIEVTEPALKNELLYMQEDIIASVNKYLKSEVVEKIIIR, translated from the coding sequence ATGAATAAATACGATAATCAATATTCTCTAGGGGACGTTTTGCAGCAGATTGTAGATCGTTTTCATTTGCGTAGTCGCATGAATAGCGAAAACGTGAAAAACTATTGGTCTGAAATTGCAGGGAAAGTAGTGGCAAAATATACAAAGACAGTGGAGCTTAGAGATAATTTATTGTATATTGAAGTTACTGAGCCAGCTTTGAAGAATGAGTTGCTGTATATGCAAGAAGATATCATAGCTTCAGTAAATAAATATTTAAAAAGTGAAGTTGTTGAAAAAATAATTATACGGTAA
- a CDS encoding peptidase M64: protein MKNKLFFIIIFMICAIFGFSQNADDVLRIDFYRCGNHNVDSIKIKEIFIQNNNSIGSWSAVDDFDYGEYRIEAINSKGECIFRKGYSSLFCEWKETAEANQKDMEFEESVVIPYSKDIAKVVFYIRDSLNFWEQQKSIDINLSNYKRKSLKKYPVENLSICGKAEEKLDILFLPDGYTKKELPKFKEDCQNAMNWILAASPFDEFKDKINFRAVMAPSVDSGPDFPHKGIIKNTVLNSSFNTFGIERYLTTLTYHAVMDLASNSYADHVIILINTNEYGGGGFYNFFTLSASRNSYSNYLVQHELGHGLCGLGDEYYTSDVAVEDFYNFNVEPWEPNLTTLVDFSSKWDSLLEKGTAIPTPVNKENCKKIGVFEGGGYSAKGVFRPACECTMKSVRYNDFCEVCKVSTRKIIRWYSR, encoded by the coding sequence ATGAAAAACAAGTTATTTTTTATCATAATTTTTATGATTTGTGCAATTTTTGGCTTTTCTCAAAACGCAGATGATGTATTGAGAATAGATTTTTACAGATGTGGAAATCATAATGTTGACAGCATAAAAATTAAAGAAATTTTCATTCAAAATAATAATTCAATTGGCTCTTGGTCGGCTGTTGATGATTTTGATTATGGCGAATATCGCATTGAAGCTATAAATAGCAAAGGTGAGTGCATATTCCGAAAAGGCTATTCTTCTTTGTTCTGCGAATGGAAAGAAACTGCTGAAGCCAATCAAAAAGACATGGAATTTGAGGAAAGCGTTGTTATACCTTACAGTAAAGACATTGCAAAAGTCGTTTTTTACATTAGAGATTCGCTTAATTTTTGGGAACAACAAAAAAGTATTGATATAAATTTGAGCAATTACAAAAGAAAAAGTTTAAAAAAATATCCTGTTGAGAATTTAAGCATTTGCGGAAAGGCAGAAGAAAAGCTAGACATTTTGTTCCTGCCTGATGGATACACAAAAAAAGAATTGCCGAAATTTAAAGAAGATTGCCAAAATGCGATGAATTGGATATTAGCTGCAAGTCCTTTTGATGAATTTAAGGATAAGATTAATTTTCGCGCTGTTATGGCTCCGTCAGTTGATAGCGGACCAGATTTTCCACATAAAGGAATTATTAAAAATACAGTTTTAAATTCATCTTTCAATACTTTTGGCATAGAACGCTATTTAACAACATTGACCTACCATGCTGTTATGGATTTAGCTTCTAATTCTTATGCCGACCATGTTATAATATTGATAAATACTAATGAATATGGCGGCGGCGGATTTTACAATTTTTTTACTCTTAGCGCTTCCAGAAATTCGTATTCTAATTATTTAGTGCAACATGAACTTGGGCATGGGCTGTGCGGTTTAGGCGATGAATATTACACAAGTGATGTTGCTGTCGAAGATTTTTACAATTTTAATGTTGAGCCATGGGAGCCGAATTTAACAACATTAGTGGATTTCTCATCGAAATGGGATTCTCTTTTAGAAAAGGGAACAGCAATTCCAACGCCTGTAAATAAGGAAAATTGCAAGAAAATAGGCGTTTTTGAAGGCGGGGGATATTCTGCAAAAGGTGTTTTTAGACCAGCCTGCGAATGCACAATGAAATCAGTGCGATATAATGATTTTTGCGAAGTTTGTAAAGTTTCGACAAGAAAGATAATCCGTTGGTACTCAAGATGA
- a CDS encoding four helix bundle protein, which translates to MKESIVKNKSFEFALQIIELYKVLQEQKEFVLSNQLLRSGTSIGANINEALAGVTKADFAYKMSISSKEARETLYWLQLLDKSQMVKHDFKPFITSCEELVKMLTNIVKTAQKNLKIKITND; encoded by the coding sequence ATGAAAGAGAGTATTGTGAAAAATAAGAGTTTTGAATTTGCTTTACAGATTATTGAACTTTACAAAGTACTGCAAGAACAAAAGGAATTTGTTTTATCAAATCAACTTTTGCGAAGCGGAACAAGTATCGGAGCAAACATCAATGAAGCATTGGCTGGAGTAACTAAAGCTGATTTTGCATACAAAATGTCAATTTCAAGTAAAGAAGCTAGAGAAACATTGTATTGGTTACAACTTTTAGATAAAAGCCAAATGGTAAAACATGACTTCAAACCATTTATTACAAGTTGTGAAGAATTGGTGAAAATGCTGACAAACATCGTAAAAACAGCTCAAAAAAACTTAAAAATAAAAATAACTAACGACTAA
- a CDS encoding sigma-70 family RNA polymerase sigma factor, whose translation MKAQPMSDELLVKNYIQGNHECFMQLVKRYRRKLYGYIYVAVKDTMVADDLFQETFLKVINTLNSGSYREEGKFIQWLMRIAHNQIIDYFRKSSKVYKVSSIGENDDDIFLTISDDNPNIEETMITSQMHSTLNYLVEQLPEEQKEVLKMRFYDNLSFKEIAEETNVSINTALGRMRYAIINLRKMIKDKEGVLSF comes from the coding sequence ATGAAAGCCCAACCTATGAGTGATGAATTATTAGTGAAAAACTATATTCAAGGTAACCATGAGTGTTTTATGCAATTAGTAAAGCGCTACAGACGTAAATTATATGGTTATATTTATGTAGCGGTTAAAGACACGATGGTTGCAGATGATTTGTTTCAAGAAACTTTTTTAAAAGTAATAAACACCTTAAATTCTGGTTCTTATAGAGAAGAAGGTAAGTTTATTCAATGGCTGATGAGAATTGCCCACAATCAAATCATTGATTATTTCAGAAAATCTAGCAAAGTGTATAAGGTTTCTTCTATTGGAGAAAATGATGATGACATTTTTTTAACAATTTCTGATGATAATCCGAATATTGAGGAAACAATGATTACAAGCCAAATGCACTCAACTCTAAATTATTTGGTAGAGCAATTGCCCGAAGAGCAAAAAGAAGTCTTAAAAATGAGATTTTATGACAATTTGAGCTTTAAAGAAATTGCTGAAGAAACCAATGTAAGCATTAATACAGCACTAGGCAGAATGAGATACGCCATTATAAATTTACGCAAAATGATTAAAGATAAAGAAGGCGTTTTGAGTTTTTAG